The Nitrospira sp. sequence AGAAGGGGTGTTGATCGATCTGGCGAGACGATTGACAGTTCGATGATCCAACATACGCTTGTACAGCGCGATGGTTGTCCCGTGGGCAGGAGTCCTGAACACTTCACGCAGCGCTTGGATAGGAAACACGTGTGATGCAAAGACATTCGAGTCAACCGGATGATGAACGGATTGCTGCCAATTTGCGCCGCGCCATTGAGTTGACCGAACTCGGACTACGCCTGCGTAGTTCAGTACTGCAACAAAATGAGCCGCAGAGCGATGCCATGGTACTAGTGATGGGCGAGATTCGGCGCGCAAAAGAGCAGGCATGGCACCAGAATCATTCTTAGCTCAGACCCTCTCCGCTCTCATCACGGACTTCAATCGACGCGGTATTCAGTATGCGCTGGCCGGGGGGTGGGCCTACAGCGCGCTGGTCGAACCACGGGCCACGACCGATATCGATGTCCTTCTGTTGCTGGAACAATCTTGAAAAAGTCGGACTTCGTCAGGATGAACTTCATGTCGATTTGACTTACGTCGAAGAATGGAAATCAAAGCCGGGCGTTGCCAAATAACCGATCCTATTTCTGCGAATACCAGCGATAACCTTTGCTTTCGGTGAATTGGGCTTTCGGCGCGCCGCCGGGTTTTTCAAGCAACAGCACCTTGAAGTCCTGGAGGCCGAACCAGGCCGGATCGGCGAGGTCGTGGTAGTGGAGGCCTTGCAGCTTGGGGAGCATATCACCTAACGCCCGCTGTAATTCCTCTTCGGTATAGGCGCGCACGTCGAAGGGCCGGTTTACGGCTTGACAGAATCTCTGGATGGTATAGGTGGCGCCGGTGCATAGAACTTTTGTATCCGGCTTCAGTCCCAGAAACTGGGGAAGTGCAAGGTATCGTTCTTGGAAGCCCAGCGAGCGCACTGCTTGCCGGAGGTGACTGTATTGGACTTCGTATTCGGTGTGCCCAGGCAGTTTCACTGGAGCCGGCCATCCTTCGTCAATGCCGAACTCCGTGAGAAACGCCCGGCCACCGGGTTTGAGTACCCGCCACAGTTCTGCGACGAAGCGAATCGGCCCGAGGTTAAAGATCACGGATTCAGGCAGGCTTGCCTCGATCGAGATACGAAGGCGTCTGATCCAATCCAGTGCTTCTTGATGTTGCGCCGTCTCCCCGACTCCGCACGCCAATTCGTGTCTGCTCAATTGCACCGGCGTCATGTCCGCCATGTTCTCATTGTCGATGACGAGATCAATGGAATGATCGGCGAACGGGAGACATTCTGCGTTGGCACGTGTGCCGGTGACATTCCATCCGCCTGCTTGAGCCCTAGTGACTTGGAGGTTGAGGAACGGTCGCGTGATGTCGAGCGAGAGATATTTAATCCCCAATTTTTCGAAGGGGAGCAGATCCTTGCCCAGCTCCTGTGCGACGTAACCAAGGCCACCACCGATTTCCAGCAGGACTTTCGGCTTGGGATTGAACCACCCCAGTCGTCGTAGTTGGCGCATAAGGAGTCGGCCGTAGGTCAGGCCAGACAGTGCTTCGCTCGGTGCACGGAACAGGTGGGAGACGGTGGTCTCGATCAGGTCAAAATGACGATCGTCGCCTTCACTGTGGGCGAGCTCATGGCGGTGGAATTCTTCCAGGTGCTCTTCCCCCTCGAACCCTTCTTGACCTGACCAGCCTTCGCGGACTTGCTGTAGCAGGATATCCCACTTTGCCTTGTGTGTGTGGCCCCCCGGTGGCTCGGCCCCGTAATAGCAAAGCGAGTAGTTTGGCGTGGCCCATCGTTCGAGGTGCCACTGCCCCGGTTGACCATCGGGTCCGCACACGCGGGTGCCATAGGTTTCGAGCAAGTTGCCCACGGTGTTGTGGCCGTTCATAGAGCGAAGCATGTCCGTCCCGGCGCGGTTCAATCGCACCAACGGCAATTGGTCGTCGAGCGGGGCTACCCAGAACTCATCGTCGGCCTGTTGATACACAACGAGGTCGGGAATCCTCCAGGCAAGGAGACTTAGGGTCTCGCCGGTCAGGTGTTGGGGAGAGTGGACGGTGGCAGCGGGTTTCATGGCGAACGGTTTTCTGTATCTGGCGTTGGCAGACTACAGGAGCGATCGACAATCCTGCAAGATGGTGATCGACATGCGGCTAAAGCTGAGAGGGGGCTGAAGGATTATCGGTCACTGTCAACTGCCCCCGCATGATGGGATGGATCCGGCACTGATAGGCATATCGACCGGCCGGCAAGCTCGGCACAGTAAAGTACGATCCAGGTGGGACTGCGCCTGAATCGAACAGACACTGGCGCCCATCCTCCATGCAGTCGTTATGTGTCACAGTATGATGGGTCGGTGTCGGATTATCCCAGCGAATTGGTGTACCGCTGACCACGGTTGCGTTGATAGGAACATAATAGGGCGATCCGTCCTCCATCATGATCTGCACGGGAAAGGATGTGTCCAGAGCAAGCCCACTTGACCCGACTCCGAGCGATAGAGCAAACGTCACGAGGAAGAACCGATTCATGATGTCACTACTTCATATAACGCGGTCAACGCATAACAATTCGCGAGCAGGGTGAAGGAATCAGACGTGTTTCCCCTATGGGTTCATCTTAGCATGGGATCGAACGGAGCCCTCGAAAGCGATGAACCGCCGCTCAAACTCCTCCCGTCGATTGCCAAGATAGCTGTCTGATTGGATTCTACTCAAGGGGGCAATGGACGATCGAGAGAAATAAAAATCGGGTGGTTGCAAGAGGCTGTTCGTTCATGCTAGATGGAGGCCGTTGCGCCGCCCTGAAACGAAGAGGAGGAATCGGAATGGCGAACAAGAAGAAAAAAGCCGTCACGAAAACGGCGTCACAGAAGAAGAAAGCCGCACCGTCAGCGAAGAAAAAGTCGGCAAAGCCAACGGTGAAGAAACGTGCGGCGGCGAAGCCCTCCAAGCCGGTCTCGAAGAAGAAGACCATCAAGAAGGCTGCTGGAAAATCCGCCAAGAAGGCCGCGCCCAAGGTCGGCCGAGCAAGCGCACCCGTTAAGAAAGCCACGGCACAAGAAGAAGATGCCGCTCCGCGTAAGCCGCTGACTGCCAAGCAAGCTGTGCCTATGGAACCGGAGGACACCGATCTCGATGATGAGGAAATGGTTCAGGATGAGCTGGAAATGGAAGGCGAGATCGAGGAAGACGACGTTCAAGAAGAATTAGATCTCGACGCCGATGATGGAGGGGACGAGCTTATCGATAAGTCCGAGGACTTGTTGGACGACGATTATCGAAACAACTGATAACCAGGCGTTCTTCGATTTACCCTAGCGAGATCCAGAGTCCGTGCTATTCGATGCATGCAACCCATCGCAAGAGCGAGGGTGGTGATGTCTGATTCACTTGTTGCTTCCACTGAGAGCTGCTGGAATTGATCAATTCCAGCAGCTGCATCTCATCATTCTCCCGTGAAGTACCGACAGGTGCCCAGTCTCGCTTCTTCCCGTTTCGTCCGTAGACTCCCATGCTAAAGCGCATAGCGCGTTGCTGGTATGTAGCCTTGATGGTTGTCTGTGTCATCGGAACTTATCTCCCTGAAGCCGGTGCAGCGTGCGTCGTCGAGACGCTCTCTAGTGAGACCGAGACGGGGATAGTTGTTCATCTTTCGCCCACGTGTTCGCCGGCTGAACGTGAAGCCCATGCTGTGCCGAGTGCAACGGTCATGGATGCGATAGCCAAAGGGCGTCCTGTCGATCTCACTGGTGTGATCGTCCGTGGAGATCTCATCTTCGATACCCTCGCGGTAGATACGCCATCCAACCTCCAGAGAGCTGTTCCTGAGACACGGACCCAAGGGGGGCATGCTGATGACGACGAACAGCGATTGGTCCGTGCAGTGCTGAGGATAAGGGACTCGGTGGTCTTGGGGGCGTTACGCCATCATTCCGCCAAAGGCACACTCCGGTTTGAAGGGCCTGTTGACTTTCAGGGGTCTCGTTTCAAACAGGGTGTGGATCTCTCGCGGTCAGTATTCCGGGGACCGGTTGAGCTTTCCGGGGCCATATTCGAGAAAGAGGCCTTTTTCGTTCATGGGCAGTTTGCTCGGGAAGTGGGTTGTAGGGAAACGAGGTTTGGACCCAGCACCAGATTTCATCAGTCCACGTTTGGGGCTTCAGTGGACTGTACCGGCGCTCTTTTTGACGGAATGGCGGAATTTCTGGAGGTGAGTTTCGAGCAACCGGCGGTATTCGAGCGGTCGAGATTCGGTTCGGGGACCGGATTCTCCGGAAGTCGTTTCAAGAGTCGGATCAACTTCGGCGACGCGATCTTCAGCCGTGAAACCTACTTTGGGTTTGCAGTTTTTGAGAGCGAGGTGGTGTTCGCCGGTGCCCAGTTCCTGGGACCGACTGACTTTTCAAGTGCTGAGTTCAGACAACGAGACGATCTTGTGAAGGCACGGTTCGACCAACCACCTCTCTTGGCCCAAACAAAACGACTTGAACAGGACCAGTCAAGTGGCCTCGCTCAGACCAGGACAGGGCAGTATGCCCTTACCGTAACCTTCCTCGTGGTGGCAGCGTTGCTGGTAGCCTACGCGATAAGGCTCAAGTAAAATCGGTGACGATCCCCAATATATAGAATCCGACTTGCCCGATTCCCTATAAGTTGGTATAAACACACCGTGGATTCTCCAGCTGAAGGTTCTGAGCAAACAGAGCTTCCCTACCAGGTCCGCGTCGAAAAATTCGAGGGACCACTCGACCTGCTGCTCCATCTTATTAAAAAGAATGAGATCAATATCTACGACATCCCGGTCGCGATGATTGCTCAACAATACCTCGAATATCTGGAAGCCATGGAAGAATTAAATCTCAACGTGGCGGGGGATTTTTTGGTCATGGCGGCGACATTGTTGCAGATCAAATCCAAAATGCTGCTGCCGGTGGATGAGACGGCTGAAGACGAGGAAGATGGGCCGGATCCACGAGAAGAGCTCGTTCGCAGATTGCTCGAGTATAAGACCTACAAAGAGGCGGCGCGTCAGCTCGACGATCAGGAAAAAACGTGGCGCGAGATCTTTTGGCGTGAGGACACTCCAGCATTCGATCAGGTTGAAATTGACGAAGATCTTTCGTTGGAGAATGTGTCTCTGTTTGATTTGGTTGATGCCCTCAAGGAGGTTCTTGAGCGGAATCCTAGCAGCCGCCTTCTTGAAATCATGCCCGACAACCTCACGGTTCGTGAACGAATGAACCTCATTCTGGAAATGCTCGAAGGCAAAGATTCGGTTTCGTTCGCTGCGCTGTTTGAAGGGCCAAGTCATCGGTTGACGGTTGTCGTCACATTCCTGGCATTGCTTGAATTGATGCGGCTTCGAGTTGCACGCGTGTTTCAAGCAGAAACATTCGGACCGATTCTCGTGTCACGGATGTTCTCGCTGGTGCCTGATCCGGCAGAGCTCGATGAGGTCGATGTAGAATGGAGGGGAGCATGACTCCACTGACGGCGGATTTGGTTGAGGATATGCCGGAAGCCGGCGCGATAGATGTGGTCGAGACAAACGGTGCTCCTGAGGATCAGCGTTTCGAGGACGATGGCGCGCGGGGCATGGGTGAGCTTCAGGCCATCTTGGAGTCGCTGCTTTTCGTCTCTTCGGAACCGCTGTCCTTGGCGCGTCTCACGGCGGTGCTCGGAAATGTGGCAACGGTTGAAGTGGAATCAGCGTTGCTCAATCTCGGTCAAACGTTTGAACAAGAAGGGCGTGGCGTGCGGCTGGCCAAAATCGCGGGAGGGTACCGCCTCGTCACAAGACAGGAGCATGCCCCCTGGATCAAGCGGCTGGACAAGGCCAAGACGGCGGCGAAACTGTCGAGGTCTGCCTTGGAATCACTGGCGATCATTGCCTACAAACAACCATTGGTTCGGTCAGAAATCGAAGAAATCCGAGGAGTGGAAACCTCCGGTGTGTTGCGGACCCTGCTGGAGCGAAAGTTGGTGCGAATCGTTGGGCGTAAAGAGGTTCCGGGGCGTCCGATCATGTATGGGACGACAAGATTCTTTCTAGAGCATTTTGGTTTGAGCGATCTTTCACAACTCCCGCCCCTTCGCGAGTTCAAAGAACTTGGTGATGCGGAGCAGTCACTTCTTCCAATGGATGGCGGCGACATTTCATCTGGTGACGAGTCGATTGAGACGGCTGAGCTGGATGCGGAACAGTCGGTGAGTGCGGAACCCCAGGCGTCTGCGATACTGGACGAGATATTCGATCCGCTTCAAGCAACCCAGTAGTCAACGGGCGACACAAGAAACTCGAACGAGCTCGATTGCGCGGCCATTGGCCGCGCTAGGCTGAAGGCCGGATCGTTGACTTCTGTCTGCCCTGGGAGAGCTAGGGCATCGGCTTTTTTGAGGGTGGGCCGTTCTTGAGTCGCTGGAGCTCTGCGTTCTGTTCGTCCACCTTTTTCTGGAGCGCTTTCAACTCTTCCTTAAAGGCTTGCAGATCGGCGTCGTGTTTCCCAATCGGTGCGGCTTGAACAGGACTCGATTGGGGCGATGTTGTGACTGGTGCTACTGCCGCTGGGCCCTGCTGGACAGCAGGGGCAGGTTGGGGAGCTGCGAGGACCCTCGCCAATAGTTGATAATCAATCGCGAGCGACCGATCTTCAGATTGTCCGATCCAACTGGACCGATCGTATACGTCCGGACGCACGGCAGCTTCCGGCAGGAAGGTGACTTCCCGGTCGCGCAGGCCATCCGTATCTGGAAGCGGACGTGGTTCTTTCTGAGTATTGGTGGGTTTCTTCCCGTGGCGATATCGGTACTGGGTCAGCGTGAAATGCAGCGACAGGCCGTCCGCGAAAAGATAGCCTGACGTGGTTTCTCTATTCTGATTGACCTTTGGAGACTGTGAAATTTCCGGTGCGGAATAGACGTGGAATCCCACCCGCTGATTGGGAGTCGCTTGAGCGAGCGCGGTGACTATGTGCGGAGTAAGGAATGCAATATCATCCTCAGAGAAAGTGCGAATATCGTTCAAGTTCGTCGACTTCAGCGCCTTGCCGAGCAACAACAAGAGACCGGTCTTTTCTTTCGTGTGGACCCCACGCAAAATGTCTGCGACCGTTGTCTCCGACAGCTTGATGGGGTGTGCGGCCTGGAAGGAGTTGGCCGAGACATTCTCAAGGAATACGGTACCAAGAGCAGCTTCATGAATAGGCGTGGGCGGGTGAGGACCTGCGCAGCCGACGACTACGAAGCTCAGGCACCCAAGCATTAGAAGGCTCAGAGTCTGTCTGATAGAGAAACGATGGGAACCCATAACCTTGTGTTGTGAATTTGAACTCACGTCGCCTGTAGTGTAGCAGGAACATCGGGCAAAACAAAAGACTGTACGGGTGCGATACGTGGAACGGTTGACCGTAGGCGGCACGGTGCGCGAGGAACTCGACGGGAGCCGATGTAGCCGAAGGCGTGATGGGATCGGCGATTGTCCGCGTTCCTAATTGCGCTGTGCACTTCGCGGAGTAGGAAGGTCGGGGAGGCCACATCTCGTTGCGATTCCGACCCAGATTCCTTATTCACAAACCCTACCAAGACCCTTCAGTAGATTCTCCAGTGTCTCTCAGGGAGCTGCCGTCGTTCATTCAGGATTTCCCCGATAGGCTATGGAAGCCTATTTTGACATGTTGGGGACAGAACATGGGCGCAGAGATTGGATGTCGTAACTGAGGGAGCTAGGGACGAACACAGACGTATCCCCACTTCTCGACTTCGCTCACGCCTCGTCGATGAAAGTCGTCAGTCTCTCAATCGGCAGGAGAAATGATTTTGCGTATCCCAAGTCTGAAATGGTTGGGATGCCTAGGGATTCGAAGCTCTTCAGAAATCGAGAACGCTTCGTTCTCAGGGAAGGCGATTCACAAGTGTGTAATAAAGACGCTGCCAGCGGTTTAAGTCTAATAACAATAATCTAGTTGCAAGTAATTAACGCAAAATAATTATTTTGCTATAACAAAGAAGTCTTGACGCATCGACGTAGGTTGTATACAATCGCCTCGCGTTGCGGAGGAAGCGAGTTGTAATGGTAATTAAGCGCGAGCGCAACAGCACATCACTCACGACCCCTTCCAGACAACGAATCACGCCAAACGAAAATAGCCATCCTCGGTTTTCCCTGCTTAGTGGAATAGTTCCCAGTGGTGTCTTGACGCTCTTGCGAAAGGAGGGTGACGTGCGGCTGGTCGTTCTGGAATAGTTTCAGTAGGTGGAAAGCATCAACCGGAAGTTTGCAACTCACAGCATACGAAAAGGAGTGATGCAACATGGAAATGAAAGCGCCACAGGGTTCTGAAAACGCGAAGGAGACGGAAGTCCCTACCGAAGTAGCCGGATCATCAAGAAGAGAATTTCTTGGACAGAGTGGGCGTGTCGCAGCAGGCGTCGGCGTGGCGGCTTTGCTGGGGAACCTGGGTAACTATGTGTTGTCCTATGCGGCCGGTGGACCACCCATTAAGATCGGTGTGTTGCACTCCTTGAGCGGTACGATGGCCATTAGCGAAGTGTCGTTGCGCGACGTCGTGCTCATGGCGGTCGAGGAAATTAATAAGGCAGGCGGAGTCATGGGGCGGCAGGTTGAGGCCAAGGTTGTCGATCCCGCTTCGAATTGGGACCTCTTTGCCGAAAAAGCCAAGCAGCTGCTCTTAGAAGATAAGGTGTCTGTGGTATTCGGCTGCTGGACGTCGGTCAGCCGAAAATCAGTGCTTCCGGTCTTTGAGAAGAACAATGGGCTCCTCTTCTATCCTGTACAATACGAAGGGGAAGAGTGCTCTCGCAACGTATTCTACACTGGGGCGGCAGTCAACCAACAGGCGGCGCCGGCGGTAGAATACTTGATGAGCCCTGAGGGAGGATCATACAAGAAGTTCTATCTCCTAGGTACCGACTACGTCTATCCACGTACGACGAACAAGATTCTGCGCGCCATGTTGTTGGCGAAGGGAGTACCTGCGGCCAACATCGCGGAAGAATACACGCCGTTCCATCACCAGGACTATCAGACCATCTGCGGTAAGATCAAGAAGTTCGCAGCAGGCGGTGGTGCTGCTGTCATCAGCACGATCAACGGCGACAGCAACGTCCCGTTCTACAAAGAATTCGGCAACCAGGGGCTTCGTGCAGAAGATGCGCCGATTATGGCCTTCAGCGTCGCCGAGGACGAGCTGCGCGGTATGGATACCAGCGCGTTGGTCGGACATTTGGCGGCGTGGAATTATTATCAGAGTGTGGATACGCCGCAGAACAAGAAGTTTGTGGCGAATTTCAAGGCCTATTGCAAGAGGAATAATCTGCCGGACGGAGAAAATCGAGTCACTGACGACCCGATTGAGGCCGCATATTTTGGCGTCTACGTATGGAAACAGGCCGTCGAGAAAGCTGGTGCCATCGAGGTCGACAAGGTCCGCGCGGCTGTGTACAACCAGAAGTTCCTGGCACCGGGCGGCGAAATCATGATGGATTGCTGCAATCAGCACACGCACAAGCCGGTGCTGATCGGAGAGATCCTGAAAGATGGCCAATTGAAGGTCATTCACCGGTCCAAGGGGTTGGTGAAGCCTGAGCCTTGGAGTGAATACACGAATCCTGAGAAGGGCTGTGACTGGATTAACCATCAAGGTACCTATCAGAAGAAATAAGCTCAGGATGCATAGCTGTCTATTTACTTCCTGAACTGTTCTGACGAAGAACACTGTCTGCAGGTAACGGACGGGAATCTCTCGAGAGGAAATTCCCGTCCTCCTGCGGGTATCGCTTGGCAAGGTTAGAATGTCATTGGTCGTGGAGGTTATTGGTAATGAGCCTAGGCCGCATCCGGAAGAGAATACTCGTACTCATTCTGTGTACCTTTCTCCCCTTAGGGTTTGACCTATCGTCGGCATTGGCAGTCGAGGACGGGGTCCCGGCAACTTCGGCGGTTCCTCCGCCGGCTAATCCGATCGAGAAAGCGCTCATCGACATAAAGAGTGAAGACGCGACTGTGCGTAGCAATGCGGTGGCGCTTCTGATCGAAAAGGGAGACGCGAGCCTTATTCCCAAATTAGATGCGATTCGTGCGGAGGCTGATCGGGCTACTAGGCAGGCCATCAAGCCGGTTATTGATCTGCTCAAGAACCGTGCGAACCTGACGAGTGAACAATCGGATACAAGACGGTCGGCCGCTGCCGATTTGGTTGGCACGGGTAGGCCGGAGGCTGTGACATGGCTTGAACAGGCAGCTGCAAAGGAGCAAGTGTGGTGGGTCAAATATACGATGGAGGAGTCTGCGCAGTTGATTCAGCTCCACTCTCAAGATGATGCCGTGCGTCTGACGGCTATTAAGAAACTGGGAGAGCTGAGAAGCCAGAACGGCCTGTCGGCGCTACAGGAATTAGTCCAGGCTGGTGCGCAGGGTGAGGCGAACGAGCAGCAGAAAAGCTTGGCAGCAGCGGCCGAGGCAGCGATCAGTCAGATTGATTCTTGGAGTTGGTGGGCAAGCTCCATTGAAACGCTGTTTCGAGGAATCAGTCTCAGTTCCATTCTGCTGATCATGTCTCTTGGGTTGGCTGTCGTTTTCGGCTTGATGGGTGTCATCAATATGGCGCATGGCGAACTGATGATGATCGGTGCATACGCCACATTCGTGACGCAACAAGCCTTTATTACATGGTTCTCTCCTGAATCGTTCGACTGGTACTTCCCTGTGGCGTTGCCCGTTGCCTTTCTTGCGGCCGCTGCATTCGGATGGCTGCTCGAGGCCACTGTGATTCGCTTTCTCTATGGGCGCCTACTCGAAACCCTCTTGGCGACATGGGGAGTCAGTTTGATCCTGATGCAAGCCGCCCGAGTATACTTCGGGGATCTGACGGCGGTCATTGCACCGGGTGCGCTTCGCGGCGGAGCCCAGGTGATGGTGGGAGTATATCTTCCCTACAATCGGATTTTTATAATCATTCTTTCAATCATCTGCGTCCTGGGGATTTACTTCCTCCTCTTCCGATCAAACTTAGGAATACGGGTGCGTGCCGTCACTCAAAACCGCAATATGAGCTCATGCCTCGGTATCCCGACCAGGAAAGTCGATTCTTATACCTTCGCATTCGCCTCGGGACTGGCGGGCATCGCGGGTTGGGCACTTACCATGGTCGGGAACGTCGATCCGGGTCTGGGCCAAAATTATATCGTCGATGCTTTCATGGTTGTAGTAACGGGAGGGGTGGGAAAACTCGCAGGGACGATCTGGGCTTCTTTGGGAATCGGCGGGCTGAACAAGCTGATCGAGCCGGTCAGCGGCGCTGTCTACGGGAAGGTATTTATTCTGGTCGGTGTGATCTTATTCCTGCAGTGGCGCCCTCAAGGCCTATTTGCAGCCAAAGGACGGAGCGCTGATGCCTGAACAAACGGTCCCACAACAAGACAGCCGCGAGACACTGGCCTTTTATGCGGCAGGGTTCATTTTCTTAGTAGTCCTGCCGTTATTGAATGTGTTGCCGGCCGAAGACTCTTGGTTGCACCTCTCTGACTTTCGATTGAATCAATTCGGCAAGTTCTTGGCCTTTGCCATCCTTGCGCTTGGATTGGATCTGATTTGGGGCTATTGCGGCGTCCTCAGTTTGGGCCAGGGAGTGTTTTTTGGGTTCGGCGCCTATTGCATGGGTATGTATCTGGCACTGGGGATCGGGAAGGAAAGCGTGTATGGAAGCGAACTGCCGGACTTCATGGTTTGGACCCAG is a genomic window containing:
- a CDS encoding class I SAM-dependent methyltransferase, with translation MKPAATVHSPQHLTGETLSLLAWRIPDLVVYQQADDEFWVAPLDDQLPLVRLNRAGTDMLRSMNGHNTVGNLLETYGTRVCGPDGQPGQWHLERWATPNYSLCYYGAEPPGGHTHKAKWDILLQQVREGWSGQEGFEGEEHLEEFHRHELAHSEGDDRHFDLIETTVSHLFRAPSEALSGLTYGRLLMRQLRRLGWFNPKPKVLLEIGGGLGYVAQELGKDLLPFEKLGIKYLSLDITRPFLNLQVTRAQAGGWNVTGTRANAECLPFADHSIDLVIDNENMADMTPVQLSRHELACGVGETAQHQEALDWIRRLRISIEASLPESVIFNLGPIRFVAELWRVLKPGGRAFLTEFGIDEGWPAPVKLPGHTEYEVQYSHLRQAVRSLGFQERYLALPQFLGLKPDTKVLCTGATYTIQRFCQAVNRPFDVRAYTEEELQRALGDMLPKLQGLHYHDLADPAWFGLQDFKVLLLEKPGGAPKAQFTESKGYRWYSQK
- a CDS encoding pentapeptide repeat-containing protein: MLKRIARCWYVALMVVCVIGTYLPEAGAACVVETLSSETETGIVVHLSPTCSPAEREAHAVPSATVMDAIAKGRPVDLTGVIVRGDLIFDTLAVDTPSNLQRAVPETRTQGGHADDDEQRLVRAVLRIRDSVVLGALRHHSAKGTLRFEGPVDFQGSRFKQGVDLSRSVFRGPVELSGAIFEKEAFFVHGQFAREVGCRETRFGPSTRFHQSTFGASVDCTGALFDGMAEFLEVSFEQPAVFERSRFGSGTGFSGSRFKSRINFGDAIFSRETYFGFAVFESEVVFAGAQFLGPTDFSSAEFRQRDDLVKARFDQPPLLAQTKRLEQDQSSGLAQTRTGQYALTVTFLVVAALLVAYAIRLK
- a CDS encoding segregation/condensation protein A; this encodes MDSPAEGSEQTELPYQVRVEKFEGPLDLLLHLIKKNEINIYDIPVAMIAQQYLEYLEAMEELNLNVAGDFLVMAATLLQIKSKMLLPVDETAEDEEDGPDPREELVRRLLEYKTYKEAARQLDDQEKTWREIFWREDTPAFDQVEIDEDLSLENVSLFDLVDALKEVLERNPSSRLLEIMPDNLTVRERMNLILEMLEGKDSVSFAALFEGPSHRLTVVVTFLALLELMRLRVARVFQAETFGPILVSRMFSLVPDPAELDEVDVEWRGA
- the scpB gene encoding SMC-Scp complex subunit ScpB, which translates into the protein MGELQAILESLLFVSSEPLSLARLTAVLGNVATVEVESALLNLGQTFEQEGRGVRLAKIAGGYRLVTRQEHAPWIKRLDKAKTAAKLSRSALESLAIIAYKQPLVRSEIEEIRGVETSGVLRTLLERKLVRIVGRKEVPGRPIMYGTTRFFLEHFGLSDLSQLPPLREFKELGDAEQSLLPMDGGDISSGDESIETAELDAEQSVSAEPQASAILDEIFDPLQATQ
- the urtA gene encoding urea ABC transporter substrate-binding protein, whose amino-acid sequence is MKAPQGSENAKETEVPTEVAGSSRREFLGQSGRVAAGVGVAALLGNLGNYVLSYAAGGPPIKIGVLHSLSGTMAISEVSLRDVVLMAVEEINKAGGVMGRQVEAKVVDPASNWDLFAEKAKQLLLEDKVSVVFGCWTSVSRKSVLPVFEKNNGLLFYPVQYEGEECSRNVFYTGAAVNQQAAPAVEYLMSPEGGSYKKFYLLGTDYVYPRTTNKILRAMLLAKGVPAANIAEEYTPFHHQDYQTICGKIKKFAAGGGAAVISTINGDSNVPFYKEFGNQGLRAEDAPIMAFSVAEDELRGMDTSALVGHLAAWNYYQSVDTPQNKKFVANFKAYCKRNNLPDGENRVTDDPIEAAYFGVYVWKQAVEKAGAIEVDKVRAAVYNQKFLAPGGEIMMDCCNQHTHKPVLIGEILKDGQLKVIHRSKGLVKPEPWSEYTNPEKGCDWINHQGTYQKK
- the urtB gene encoding urea ABC transporter permease subunit UrtB, encoding MSLGRIRKRILVLILCTFLPLGFDLSSALAVEDGVPATSAVPPPANPIEKALIDIKSEDATVRSNAVALLIEKGDASLIPKLDAIRAEADRATRQAIKPVIDLLKNRANLTSEQSDTRRSAAADLVGTGRPEAVTWLEQAAAKEQVWWVKYTMEESAQLIQLHSQDDAVRLTAIKKLGELRSQNGLSALQELVQAGAQGEANEQQKSLAAAAEAAISQIDSWSWWASSIETLFRGISLSSILLIMSLGLAVVFGLMGVINMAHGELMMIGAYATFVTQQAFITWFSPESFDWYFPVALPVAFLAAAAFGWLLEATVIRFLYGRLLETLLATWGVSLILMQAARVYFGDLTAVIAPGALRGGAQVMVGVYLPYNRIFIIILSIICVLGIYFLLFRSNLGIRVRAVTQNRNMSSCLGIPTRKVDSYTFAFASGLAGIAGWALTMVGNVDPGLGQNYIVDAFMVVVTGGVGKLAGTIWASLGIGGLNKLIEPVSGAVYGKVFILVGVILFLQWRPQGLFAAKGRSADA